TCCTGGAATTATTTCATTCGTTACTAACTGTTGTGGATTTCTTTGAAAATAAGGAGACCCTTGTCAATGATGATTCTGAAATCTGCTTCGGGTTTAAAAAGTTCGATCACGCTTGGGAAGGAATGATCGATAGTATTTTCGGGAATGTTAGCGACAAGACGAAATACAATCCCCATCTGAAATTCATTGCGATGAATTCCAAGAGTGTAGAAGGGAAAATCATTGATTACGACGATGACAAGGGAGATGGCAGACGCTCCACTTTGCGTCCCGATACAATCATGAAGCTTGGCGATTCCGTCTTTATTCTTGACTCCAAGTATTATAAGTTTGGAGTAAAGAATGAAACCCGTTACTTGCCCGGTGCAGAATCTGTCTGCAAGCAGATGGCGTATGCGGAATATGTTGAAAACCATATGGGTATAAAAGCCGATAAAAATTTCAATGCATTTATCATTCCGTATTATGCGAAATCAAACGTATTGCCTTTCGGTATGGAAAATAAAGGCTTTATTTACGGGGAATGGAAAGTTATCTCCAAAAAGGATGATACCGAAAAGCAGAATATTTGTGAGAAACGCCCTTACCACTATATCGCTTGCGTTTGCCTTGACATGAAGTCCGTAATGCGAAACTACCGTCGCAACGAAATTGCTCAATTCAGATTGGCGGAAGTTGTGAGATCCGGGGCAGAAAGCATCCTGGAATACGCAACAAAAGAAATTAACGCATGATGGTGCCAATCTTGAAATTCCATGAAGTCAAGTTTGAGGTGTTCAAGAATTTTTGAAAAATAGCTCTTGACAAGGAATAATTTGCAATTTATATTTACGGTGCTCGAATGAGTACTTGTGTTGTGTCCCGCATTTTAAGCTTGTATGTGGGGAAGGAGTTAAGATGAATGAAGTTGCAAACGCCACGGATTTAACGTATATTGTACGGCAGAGGTTCCCCGTGTGCCAATTATCCATGGACATTCCAGAAGAAGTGCTGTTTGATACGCGCATGAATAAGGAAAGTGCACTTTCCTTAGCTAAACGTGTTGTTGCGCTTGAATTCTACAAGAATCATGGAGTCTCTGTTGGATATTGCGCAGAAATCGCGGGAATGACCGAAGAGGATTTTATAAAGTTCCTTGGTAGCCGAGGCATTTCCATATTCCATTTTGATGATGCAAATGAGTTTATGGAAGAAATGAAAAATGCCTAGAGTTATTATCAATTCCACTCCATTAATTGTCCTTGGAAATTTAAATCGGCTGGAGCTGTTGCGCCAGTTGTATGGGGATGTTGTGATTCCGCAAGCTGTATTTCGTGAGGTTTGCGAAAAAAATGATGCGGCGAGTAAGCAGATTAGTGACATTGGTTGGATTCATGTCGAGCGAGTATTGGATCCGATCAATAGAAGAATTTTCCAAGCGAAGTTACACGATGGGGAGGTTGAAGTTATGCTTCTAGCTATGCAATCTCCCAAAGCGGATTTAGTTATTATTGATGATAATGCAGCCAAGAAAACTGCAAAATTTCTTGGATTGACAGTAACAGGGACGTTGGGGGTTATTTTGAAGGCGAAACGAAATGGTTTGGTCCCGCGTGTTACGCCAGTTTTAAAAGATCTTGAAAATCTTGGATTTTTTATTGGCGATGATATCCGTTCCTTGGTTTTGCAGCAAGCTGGAGAAATTTGATATTTGATAAAATCTTCATTCTGGCAGGCCAATAGGGACTCTTGCTTTTTTTAGATTGTTATTATAAAATCTGAAATAAAAATCCGAAAAGTTTTATGAAAAAGAAATTTGTTTTGTCGGCGGCGATGATTGCTGCTCTTGGATTGGCGGGTACCGCCCAAGCGGCACAGACGGTGATTAAGGTGGATGATACCAAGCCGGGTGTGGTGATCAGCAAGAATAATATGATGTCTGCGGATTTGGCTATCTGGAATCCGCCTAGCCGTTATTACGATATGACCGACGCCCTGGTGGATGGCGGTTACACTTTGTTCCGTTTCCCCAACGGCAGCTTGAGTAATGACTACCACTGGAATGGTATTGGCAAGTACGACAGCACTGGCCTCTGGATTTCTACGGAAGAAGAAGGCAAGTATGCTCCGGGTTTCTTGGGCGAGACTATTTATCGCGGCACCACTAAGGATAACTACGGTTTTGTCCGTCGCAGCCACCTGGCCGATGGCAACATGAATACCATTTGGTGGGGCGAAATTCTGGACCCCAATGACCTGCCCTGGGTTGTGGTGGAATTCCCGGAAAAGAAGAACATTGATTCCCTGCAGATTAGCTGGGGAGATTTGCGCCCCAAGGCTTTCCAGTATGAATACTGGACTACAGATTATGCGGAATATCCGGGCGTTCATCAGGCTTTGACCAACGACCTGAAGTTGGAAGCCAAGGTGAAGGTGACTGGCGCCGAAACCATGTACAAGGGTAAGACTGTGCGTACCCGCTACGTGGCCATCCGCTTTAAGTTGCAGGACTTGCCGGGCAAGGGTGTGCAGATTCGCGAGATGAAGATGTTCAGCAATGGCGAGGACCTGCTGGCCGGAAATGAATACAAGATGTACGCCATGTCTACCCGCAACGGCGACAAGGCCCGTACCGACTGGACCAACATTCCCTGGCATTTCGAAGAATTCATGACCTACATTAATGGCCTGCCCAAGTCTGCTGACGGCAAGCCTGCCCAGGCTGTGATTTGCGTGAACGCGGGTACGGGCACTTCCAAGGAGGCTGCCGCCTGGGTGCGTTACGCCAACAAGGTGAAGGGTTACAATATTAAGCAGTGGGAAATCGGTAACGAACTTGACGGCGAATGGGAAGAATCTGGCCCCATTTCTGCCCGCCATTATGCGGCCCGTTATCTGGAATATGCCCGCGCCATGAAGGCGGTGGACCCCACGATCATGCTTCACGGCCCGCTGCTCAGTACTCACAAGATGATGCAGAAGGGCGCAGGCATTCTGGATGGAAAGTACTGGATGGAAGAATTCCTCCGTATTGTGGGGGAGGCGGAAATTGCCGATGGCAAGCGCTACCTGGATGCAGTGGACTTGCATAATTACCCGTACTGGACTCCCAATGGCGCCAACGCCAAGGACATGCTGAAGGCAATGCTGGATGTGGGCCACAATATGGATACGCTGGACGTTTGGATGAAGCGTCACTTGCCTGGCGTGGATAAGGTTCCTTCTGCTTCTGGCGAAGAGAAGCGTCGGGTGTTCCTTTCGGAATTCAGCACCAACGTTCAGGGTTACAGCCTGTTGATGGATTACCCCCAGGCAACGGCCATGGCCATGATTTTTGCGCAGCATGCGGTGCGCTTTGGCGACCGCCTGCAGGTGCTTCCCTGGGATGCTTTCGGCAACCTCTTTAAGAGTCCCGATGACACTTGGGGTACCATCAGTATGACGGCCCTGGTGAAGGAAGGCTCCTGGAACAAGTGGAAGTCTCTGGAACCTACTGCGGAATACTACGGCGTGTATATGACTTTCAAGCAGTTCCTGGAAGACGGCTTTGCTGTGGTTCCTGTGGAAAGTTCCAATTCTGAAGTTGTGGCTTATGCCTTGGCGAAGAAGGGTGCTGCAGGTGCTGGCGACTCGGCCCGTGTTCTTTTGGCAAATTTGTCTGACGTTGCGCAGGTTGTACAAATTGATCGCGCTTCCGTGGGATCCAAGAAGGAAAATTCCCGCATTGAAGTGGACGTGTTTGGCGAAGATCAGTTCAAGTGGATTGGTGATGGCAAGAATGCCTATCCCTATCCGAAAATGGGTCCCAGTGGCCGCCGCCTGAATCCGGCAAAGTCCCGCGATGTTATGATTCCTCCTTTCGGTATGGCGGTGGTGCAAATCAATCCCCGCGTTGTTGGGGCTGACAAGGCCTCCGCAAAGAATGCCGCAACGCCTGTAGTCCTTGCCGCAGCTCTTGAAAAGAAGGTCATGATGCGTGGCGATACCCTGGACTTGTTCGGGACAGTCACCCAGCAGGATGGTGAAATTACTGGCGCATCCATTAAGATTCCTGATTTTGGCCCCAAGGGCGGTTCCAAGACGGTGAATATTACGCCCGATGACGGCAAGTGGAACGCGTCCATCGAAAGCTTCCATGTGAAGGTCCCTGTGCCGGAAACTGCAAAGATTACCGCCGCAACGGAAAAGCTTCCGGAAATGGAATTGACGGTTACAGGTCTTGGCGGCAAGAAGACTGTGCAGAAGATTCCGTTCCGTGTTCGTGGCGCTTACCGTACCACCAGCTGCATGCAAAACTTTGATAATGGCCTGGATGCTGTAGATTGGTTCCCGGTGGTGAATGGCGATAACGCCACTTCCATGGACGCCAAGGTCTATAACGGCAATCCGCCCCTGGGTGGTTATATCCGTCATGACTGGATTATTGAGCAACCTCCTGAACTGGGTTGGCCCAACTACTCCGGCGCTTACTATGTGCTGCCTCCCGAAGTGAAGAACTCCGTGGGCATTGTCTTCGATTACTCCACCAACCACAACAATCCCGACGGTTACATCGAACTGCAGATTATGTCGGAACAGGTGAAGGATTACGACGAGTTCATGGTCCGTCTGAAAAACACCCGCGGCAACTGGGTACGCGACACTCTCATCTGGGAAAACATGACTCAGGAAGGTTGGGGCAAGAACGTTCCCCAGCTGGATCCGAGGCAAATCAAGAACTTCGCCTTCCGTGCCCGCTGGAGTGGCAAGGGTTTCATCAGCCTCGACAACATCTACCTGCTGCAGGAAGACGGGAAGGAAGTTCCCATGCCCAAGGGCCTGAGAAGATTGCGGTAAATTTCACGGTTTCGGAAGAACTTTAAATAAAAAATCCGGGCTGCAAAAGCTCGGATTTTCTTTTCAAGAATTGTATTTAGTAGTGTTTATTCGTATGTTCCTACGAATAAATGTTCCTTGCGTGCGTTCTTCAGGTATTCTACATAAAAGTTTGTGGTCCCGGTTTCGATGCCGTCCCGGCATATGAAGGAGACGGCTATGTCGGTACAACCATATTTCTTGATGTAGCGGTAGCCCACGAATGAAACGAAGTTTCCTGAGCCTACGGATTCTGAAGCCTCTTCTGTCCATCCGGCAGCCTGCATGATGGCTGGGTAGGTGGTGTCGCACATGGCGGTATTGAATTCCTTGTGAGAAACCTTATACATGGGAGTTTCTGCGTCAAGGGTTTCTACGCCCGGTGTTGTGGTGGAAAATTTGAAACTTTCAAGAAGGGTTTTCATTTCTTCCACCGTCATGGGGGATTCCGTGCAGGAGTCTTCAATATTGTTGCCGTTGGTGCTGTTTGACGGGGATGAACTGTCGTCGGAACAGCCTGCCAATACGCAAAGGGCGATTGTTGATATAAGGGATAAAATTTTCATCTTCATTTTCTTGGCTGATAATCTCAAAATAAAAAAAGCCGCAGCTTAATAAACTGCAGCTTTTTGATAAGGGTGCTGTTGCAACGTTTTTAGCGAGCTTCGCGGTCCACCCAAGGTCTTGCGTTGAAACCAGTGTAAATCTGGCGGGGACGGTTGATCTTGGAGTTGGGATCGTCGTGCATTTCCTTCCAGTGGGCAATCCAGCCGGGCAGACGACCGATAGCGAACATCACAGTCAGCATGTCGGTGGGGATGCCCATGGCGCGGTACAGGATACCGGAGTAGAAGTCCACGTTGGGGTACAGCTTACGTTCGATGAAGTATTCATCCTTCAGGGCGGCTTCTTCAAGCTTCAGGGCGATGTCCAGCAGCGGGTCGTGAACGTGTTCGCGTTCGAAGACCTGGTACATCAGCTTCTTAAGAACCTTGGCGCGAGGGTCGTAGCTCTTGTAGACGCGATGACCGAAACCGGAAAGACGGAACGGGTCGTTCTTGTCCTTGGCCTTGGCCATGACCTGGTCGATGGTCATGCCGCTTTCCTGGATGCGGAGCAGGGTTTCCAGCACAGCCTGGTTTGCACCACCATGGAGCGGGCCCCACAGGGCGCAAATGCCTGCGCAGATAGAAGCGTAAAGGTTTGCCTGGGAGCTGCCCACCATACGGACGGTAGAAGTGGAGCAGTTCTGTTCGTGGTCGGCGTGAACGATGAGCAAGGTGTTCAGGGCCTTTTCCATAATCGGATCCGGGTGGTAAGGACGAGCCTTACTGCTGAACATCATGTTCAGGAAGTTACTGCAGTAGCTGCGTTCTGCTTCCGGGTACACAAACGGTTCACCGATGCTAGCCTTGTAGGAGAAGGCTGCAATGGTGCGGATCTTGGAAATAAGACCTGCGGTTGTGAGTTCGAAAGCGCTGGCGATGTTTTCGTCGTCGTAGAAGCGGGGGGTGAACAAGCCCACGGCGTTCACGATGGAGCTAAGGATACCCATGGGGTGGGCGTTAGGCGGCATCTGACGGAAGAAGCTCAGCAGGTTTTCGTGGAGGAGTGCGTTTTCGGTCAGCAAGGTGCGGAAATGGGACAGCTGCTGAGATGTGGGCAGTTCGCCGTAAATCAGGAGCCATGCAGTTTCCGGGAAGGTGGCCTTTTCAGCCAAGTCTTCGATGGCGTAACCGCGATAGCGGAGAATGCCCTGTTCACCATTCACGTAGGTGATAGAGCTCTTGGTGCTACCGGTGTTCAGGTAACCGTAGTCAAGCGTTACAAGGCCAGATTCCTTGCGGAGCTTGCTGATGTCGAGACCGTGTTCGTTCTCAGTACCTTCACAGACGGGGAGCTCGAAGCTCTTTCCGTTGTAGTTCAGTATTGCGTTGTCGGACATTGATCCTCCAGTGTGAGGTTTGAGGTGTGAGGTCGCTCGCGATGCTCGCTTTGAGGGGCGAGGCCTCTTGCCAAAACCTTTTTGTTCATCGTAAAATGTGTTTTGCAAAGATAGCTAACACAAAGTACTTATGCAAAATCCATGCCATGAAACTAAAGCAATGAAGTCGGACTCTAACCTCAAAGGGCCGAAGGCCCGACCTCATACCTCAAAGCCTCATGGCTTCGCTCCTACTTCTGCAGTTCCTTGACAGCCTTGTAGATGTTGTCGAAGAGCTTGCCCAACTTTTCGGTAGGCACTGCGGAGAAGGCCAGACGGATAAGACCACTCAGCATGATGGTGCCGGTGCTGTAATCCTTGATGAGCTTCTGGCGGAGTTCTTCGGCGTCGACGCCCTTGGGCTTTACGCACATGAAGTAACC
The Fibrobacter sp. UWH6 genome window above contains:
- a CDS encoding LlaJI family restriction endonuclease — translated: MDNSAIHKSVKRQKSFKDFCVYFDPAVSSFDEDETFVGVKIRKADEQDSFEPRIYFPRGYRPDHDDSEVEKLDAELKSDFLRLISIINDVSLQNRFPDNEKSDLKTGFPIKAFFSIVQYYLDYGYFAETETVYKKGWSGKISWSRTIKRIKPQVVKDEDDNHSVVYLNLITRRTNYKQDSLITLIHKFCVYEAARLIGPFLGVIEDEFDSPELDFDYELFVEVLKDKIASTFNDKFLELFHSLLTVVDFFENKETLVNDDSEICFGFKKFDHAWEGMIDSIFGNVSDKTKYNPHLKFIAMNSKSVEGKIIDYDDDKGDGRRSTLRPDTIMKLGDSVFILDSKYYKFGVKNETRYLPGAESVCKQMAYAEYVENHMGIKADKNFNAFIIPYYAKSNVLPFGMENKGFIYGEWKVISKKDDTEKQNICEKRPYHYIACVCLDMKSVMRNYRRNEIAQFRLAEVVRSGAESILEYATKEINA
- a CDS encoding UPF0175 family protein, which produces MNEVANATDLTYIVRQRFPVCQLSMDIPEEVLFDTRMNKESALSLAKRVVALEFYKNHGVSVGYCAEIAGMTEEDFIKFLGSRGISIFHFDDANEFMEEMKNA
- a CDS encoding DUF3368 domain-containing protein, whose protein sequence is MPRVIINSTPLIVLGNLNRLELLRQLYGDVVIPQAVFREVCEKNDAASKQISDIGWIHVERVLDPINRRIFQAKLHDGEVEVMLLAMQSPKADLVIIDDNAAKKTAKFLGLTVTGTLGVILKAKRNGLVPRVTPVLKDLENLGFFIGDDIRSLVLQQAGEI
- a CDS encoding discoidin domain-containing protein — encoded protein: MKKKFVLSAAMIAALGLAGTAQAAQTVIKVDDTKPGVVISKNNMMSADLAIWNPPSRYYDMTDALVDGGYTLFRFPNGSLSNDYHWNGIGKYDSTGLWISTEEEGKYAPGFLGETIYRGTTKDNYGFVRRSHLADGNMNTIWWGEILDPNDLPWVVVEFPEKKNIDSLQISWGDLRPKAFQYEYWTTDYAEYPGVHQALTNDLKLEAKVKVTGAETMYKGKTVRTRYVAIRFKLQDLPGKGVQIREMKMFSNGEDLLAGNEYKMYAMSTRNGDKARTDWTNIPWHFEEFMTYINGLPKSADGKPAQAVICVNAGTGTSKEAAAWVRYANKVKGYNIKQWEIGNELDGEWEESGPISARHYAARYLEYARAMKAVDPTIMLHGPLLSTHKMMQKGAGILDGKYWMEEFLRIVGEAEIADGKRYLDAVDLHNYPYWTPNGANAKDMLKAMLDVGHNMDTLDVWMKRHLPGVDKVPSASGEEKRRVFLSEFSTNVQGYSLLMDYPQATAMAMIFAQHAVRFGDRLQVLPWDAFGNLFKSPDDTWGTISMTALVKEGSWNKWKSLEPTAEYYGVYMTFKQFLEDGFAVVPVESSNSEVVAYALAKKGAAGAGDSARVLLANLSDVAQVVQIDRASVGSKKENSRIEVDVFGEDQFKWIGDGKNAYPYPKMGPSGRRLNPAKSRDVMIPPFGMAVVQINPRVVGADKASAKNAATPVVLAAALEKKVMMRGDTLDLFGTVTQQDGEITGASIKIPDFGPKGGSKTVNITPDDGKWNASIESFHVKVPVPETAKITAATEKLPEMELTVTGLGGKKTVQKIPFRVRGAYRTTSCMQNFDNGLDAVDWFPVVNGDNATSMDAKVYNGNPPLGGYIRHDWIIEQPPELGWPNYSGAYYVLPPEVKNSVGIVFDYSTNHNNPDGYIELQIMSEQVKDYDEFMVRLKNTRGNWVRDTLIWENMTQEGWGKNVPQLDPRQIKNFAFRARWSGKGFISLDNIYLLQEDGKEVPMPKGLRRLR
- a CDS encoding citrate synthase — protein: MSDNAILNYNGKSFELPVCEGTENEHGLDISKLRKESGLVTLDYGYLNTGSTKSSITYVNGEQGILRYRGYAIEDLAEKATFPETAWLLIYGELPTSQQLSHFRTLLTENALLHENLLSFFRQMPPNAHPMGILSSIVNAVGLFTPRFYDDENIASAFELTTAGLISKIRTIAAFSYKASIGEPFVYPEAERSYCSNFLNMMFSSKARPYHPDPIMEKALNTLLIVHADHEQNCSTSTVRMVGSSQANLYASICAGICALWGPLHGGANQAVLETLLRIQESGMTIDQVMAKAKDKNDPFRLSGFGHRVYKSYDPRAKVLKKLMYQVFEREHVHDPLLDIALKLEEAALKDEYFIERKLYPNVDFYSGILYRAMGIPTDMLTVMFAIGRLPGWIAHWKEMHDDPNSKINRPRQIYTGFNARPWVDREAR